In Cryptomeria japonica chromosome 10, Sugi_1.0, whole genome shotgun sequence, a genomic segment contains:
- the LOC131059867 gene encoding transcription factor MYB10, producing the protein MRSIGDDHSAPRLKKGQWTPEEDLLLTKYIETHGEGKWLTLPQRAGLQRCGKSCRLRWKNYLRPNVKRGNISLEEEDLIIGLHKLLGNRWSLIARRMPGRTDNEIKNYWKCHLSKKLPLNDILENPNHYKASKHLHLHSYRKDVMDSEILYNYSSMPDCKMDYLDSQKHSHEGDHLEVSDFNISQIDPSSHMACAFQRPPHTSEEDSSTRFSQVLSANHDVGFSTEAWLQQPLPPSGQFYENGHVFHSMVAMQPKYCSSSSLCTDGCHNEIWDHNDLGSDHHERYDQIRNHNDLGCTEMQDPPRSASDSELLSTFFEDSITNDFGEFGDDFQSMNSILGWNNIHDNLKGTKNT; encoded by the exons ATGAGGAGTATTGGCGATGACCATTCTGCTCCGAGACTGAAGAAAGGGCAATGGACACCCGAAGAGGATCTTTTGTTGACGAAATATATAGAAACCCATGGTGAAGGAAAGTGGCTAACATTACCCCAGAGAGCAG GTCTGCAACGTTGTGGAAAAAGTTGCAGATTGAGGTGGAAGAACTACCTGCGACCCAACGTGAAACGAGGGAATATTTCTTTAGAAGAAGAAGACCTCATCATCGGATTGCACAAGCTCCTCGGCAATCG ATGGTCTCTGATAGCACGAAGAATGCCCGGTAGAACAGATAATGAAATCAAGAACTACTGGAAATGTCATTTGAGCAAGAAACTCCCTCTCAATGACATACTTGAGAATCCCAATCATTACAAGGCGTCGAAACACCTGCATTTGCATTCTTATAGAAAAGATGTCATGGACAGTGAAATCTTGTACAATTATAGCTCCATGCCTGACTGTAAAATGGATTATTTGGACAGTCAAAAGCATTCACATGAAGGAGATCACCTGGAGGTCAGCGATTTCAATATTAGCCAAATTGACCCATCAAGTCATATGGCATGTGCATTTCAGCGCCCTCCTCATACTTCAGAAGAAGACAGCAGCACAAGATTTTCCCAAGTTTTATCTGCCAACCATGATGTGGGTTTTTCTACAGAAGCTTGGCTGCAACAACCACTGCCACCATCAGGCCAATTTTATGAAAATGGGCACGTATTCCACTCGATGGTGGCCATGCAGCCAAAGTACTGTTCATCCTCATCACTGTGTACTGATGGTTGTCATAATGAAATATGGGATCACAATGATTTGGGTAGTGATCATCATGAACGTTATGATCAAATACGGAATCACAATGATTTGGGATGTACAGAGATGCAAGACCCTCCTCGGTCAGCCTCGGATTCTGAGCTCTTGTCTACATTTTTTGAAGATTCTATTACCAATGACTTTGGTGAGTTTGGTGATGATTTTCAAAGCATGAACTCCATATTAGGCTGGAACAATATTCATGACAATTTGAAAGGTACTAAGAATACATAG